GAACACTGACCTCCACCGTGCGCTTCTCGACCAGCAGGCGCAGCGCCCGGGTGAGCGATGCCTGTGGAAGATCTCCGGCCGCCCGGGAGATCAGCGAGAAGGTTCGCTCGCCGGAGCCGATGGCCCGCAGCACCAGACCCGCCTGCGACTGGGGCGGGAACTCGGCCGCCAGCGCGCGCTCGCCGCTGACCAGCAGGGCGGAGGTCGGATCCCGTACCGCATCGGTCAGATACTCCCGTACCGGTGCGTCACGCGGCCACTCATCGAGGATCAGCGGGAGACCGCCAGACACGAGGTAGGCGTCGAACGCGTCGGCGGCCGGAAGGTCGAGCATGTCGCGGACGTCGGCCGGACTCAGCGGCGGGATGACCATCTCCGTGGCGCGTTGGTGAAACGGCCGGCCGTAGTCGTTCAACGCCTCCATCATCGCCAGATCGGACCCGACGCAGACCAGCAGGACCGGCCTTCGGGACAGCTCGCGATCGAACACCTTCTGCAGCGTTCCCTCGAAGCCCGGGTCGCTCGCGATGAGGTACGGCATCTCGTCCAGGACGACGACACTGGGCCGGTCGGTCGGCAGCGCGGCGGCCAGCAGGGTGAGCGCGGCGTCCCAGGTCCGTGGTTGCTGCTCGCGCAGGATCTGGGCGCCCGGCAGCGTCGAGGTGGCCGCCGCCTCCACGAAGAGCGCGAGATCAGCGGCGACGCTCGGCTGTGCCGAGGCGGTGAAGAAGAGGTGCGGCACGTCCGCCCGCTCGACGAACTCCTCCACCAGCCGGGACTTGCCCACGCGTCGGCGACCGCGCATGAGGAGGGCTCGACCCGGCCGACCAGCCCGACCACCGCGTTCCACCCGGGAGAGCATGCCGTTCAGCAGGGAAAGCTCACGATCCCGTCCCACAAAGCCGTCCATGCCATCACTCCTGATACTTCCAACGCTGGAACACTCAAAATTGAGTGTAACTTCATCCGCGTTGGAACGACACGGTCGTACGACCTGCGGCGATTCCACTCAGACCAGGCCGGCGTCGTGCACCAGCAGGGCCACCTGGACCCGGTTGTTGAGGTCGAGCCGGGTAAGCAGCCGGGAGACGTACGCCTTCACCGTCGCCACGCTCATGAACAACTCCCCCGCGATCTCCGCGTTGGTGCAGCCCCGGCCCAGCGCGACCGCCACCTGACGCTCCCGCTCGCTGAGCCCGGTGAGCAGCCGCAGCGCCCGCTCCCGGCGCGGGTCGGGGCCGACCCGGCCCGGCGCGGCGGCGGTCACGTGGGCGATCAGCGTCCGGGTCACCGTCGGGGAGAGCGTCGCCTCGCCGGCCGCCACCCGGCGCACCGCGTGCACGATGTCCGCCGGCGGGGTGTCCTTGAGCAGGAAACCGGCCGCCCCGGCGCGCAGCGCCCGCAGCACCTGCTCGTCGGCGTCGAAGGTCGTCAGCACCAGCACCTCCGGCGGGTGCGGCTGGGCGCGCAACGCCTCGGTGGCGGTCAGCCCGTCCACCCGGGGCATCCGGATGTCCATCAGCACCACGTCCGGGGCGTACGCGGCGACCGCCGCGGGCACCTCGCCGCCGTCGGCCGCCTCGCCGACGACGGTCAGGTCCGGCAGGCCGCCGAGGATCATCGACAGCCCGGCCCGGACCAGGGCGTCGTCGTCCACGATCAGCACCCGCACCGGGCTGACACCCGCGCCGGCCCCGGTCTCGCCGGGCAGCCCGGTCACGCCGGCCACGGCAGCCAGGCGGCCAACCGGAAGTCGCCCGCGTCGTCCCGGCCGTACGCCAACCGGCCGCCGGCCAGGGTGACCCGCTCGGTGATGCCGACCAGGCCGGTGCCGGCGCCCGGTAGCTGAGCTCCGGTCGGGTTGCCCACCGGCCACCGGTTGCTGATCGCCACGGTCAGCCCGGTGCCCGGCCCGCCCGCGAGATCCACGGTGACGGCCGCGCCGGCCGCGTGCTTGCGGGCGTTGGTCAGCCCCTCCTGCACGATCCGGTACGCGGCCCGCCCCAGCGCCACCGGCACGTCCCCCGCCGCGCCGACGCTGTCGGTGACGTTCACCCGTACCCCGGCCGCCCGCGACTCGGCGATCAGGGCGGGAAGGTCGGCGAGGGTGGGCTGCGGAGGCTCCGGCGCGTCGCCGTCGCCCTCGGCCCGGAGCACCCCGATCACCTCCCGCAGGTCCTGCAGGGCGGCGTGCGCG
Above is a window of Micromonospora coriariae DNA encoding:
- a CDS encoding response regulator, translating into MAAVAGVTGLPGETGAGAGVSPVRVLIVDDDALVRAGLSMILGGLPDLTVVGEAADGGEVPAAVAAYAPDVVLMDIRMPRVDGLTATEALRAQPHPPEVLVLTTFDADEQVLRALRAGAAGFLLKDTPPADIVHAVRRVAAGEATLSPTVTRTLIAHVTAAAPGRVGPDPRRERALRLLTGLSERERQVAVALGRGCTNAEIAGELFMSVATVKAYVSRLLTRLDLNNRVQVALLVHDAGLV
- a CDS encoding ATP-binding protein codes for the protein MDGFVGRDRELSLLNGMLSRVERGGRAGRPGRALLMRGRRRVGKSRLVEEFVERADVPHLFFTASAQPSVAADLALFVEAAATSTLPGAQILREQQPRTWDAALTLLAAALPTDRPSVVVLDEMPYLIASDPGFEGTLQKVFDRELSRRPVLLVCVGSDLAMMEALNDYGRPFHQRATEMVIPPLSPADVRDMLDLPAADAFDAYLVSGGLPLILDEWPRDAPVREYLTDAVRDPTSALLVSGERALAAEFPPQSQAGLVLRAIGSGERTFSLISRAAGDLPQASLTRALRLLVEKRTVEVSVPLSTKPSRETRYAVADPYLRFWLSFLGPHLSEIERGRGDLTLNRIVTSWASWRGRVIEPVVREALRRLPGDHLPAEAAVIGGYWTRTNDPEIDIVGADREPVAGRIRFVGSIKWQEKRPFDSHDLGRLLLHRSRLPGADETVPALAVSRSGTAVEGMTVLTPEDLLTAYRN